TCGGCGTACTTTTCTTCCAGATCCTTATGCTTCAGGGGTTTCACCCCGCCTGTACCGAAACTTTTTCGTACTGCATTAATAAACAGGCCTTCCAGGCTATCAACTTTTACGGGTTTCTTTAAGTATTTGATCGCCGATGTTACCGCCTTATTTATTTTAACGGGATCGCCGCCACCCTCAAGGAGCAATAATTTCGCAAACCAGAAGGGGAACTCGTAACCATATGATTTAGCGTGTTTAATTACCTGTTCAACTTCCTCATCCTTACAGACAACAGACAAATTTAAATTTTCGGGTTCGTGACCGGGGGGATCACCTGTACCTTGATCGGTCTTAGTTTCTTGTTGTATGTATGTATGTATGTATGTATATTTATTATATTTATTATTAGTTAAATCATTATTAGTTAATTCATTATTAGTTAGATCATTATTTAGTAGTGTCGGATTTTCCGGATACGGATTTTCCGGATACGGTTTTTCCGGATACGGTTTTTCCGGATACGGAAAATCCGGATACGGATGACCCATATCCGGATTTTCCGGATATGGGTTTTCGTAGCCTGTATTTGCCGGGCGTTCATAAATTATATATTCATACCCGAGAATTTTCCCCTTGTCATCTCGAATCTTTTTACGTTCGAGGTAGCCTTGTACTTCTAATTCCTTAAGCCCAGCGTAAACTGCATCACGACCGTCTGTTGACTGGTTGATAAGATCTTTAACGTAGATTTTCCAATTGTCCGGTTTGCTCAGGAGATAGGACAATAAACCCTTTGCTTTCCAGCTCAGCTTCACGTTGCTCAAAAATGCCTTATCGATAACTGCATAAGGATTTTTTCTTTTCCTCGTTCTGATGATCTGGCAGTCCTTCCCTTTTTTAGATGAACTCATATCAATCTCCCCCTTCTGAAAAGCCACCCTTCCTCGAATCCAACCGTTCTTTAAAGTTCAAAGCAAGTCAGTATCCTGTAAGAAAACTCAAAAAATCGTCTGTGGCCGGTTTTCTCACCCACAACCCCGTATTACCAAGTGTCCACTCCTTTCTTTCGCTGACCAGGAGCGCGTTCAGTATCTGCTCAGCCATCGCCTTTGCCGCGGGCGGCGGCACGGCATTCCCAATCCTCTCTCGCCATCTGGCATCTGAGTTGCCGGCCAACACCAGCGGCCGGCCGTCGGGTAAGACCGCCGGGAAACCCTGGAGGACCGCGAGCTCCAGGGTAGTTAAAGGCCGGTGCCAGGTGCCGTCCATGGCTATAATCACCGGCGGCGGATCTGGGCGCTCGTCGTCCGCAGGAATGCGAGGATCCGCCACTGCCGCGGCCCCCGCATGTATGTCGCAGGCGCCCACGACAGTAACAGCCGGCTCGTCCCATCGCATTACCTTGTATGAGCCATTCCGTGGCCGGCAGCCGAGACGCGGGTCGGCGACGGGTCGTGGGTCGGCAACCGAAATGGCGCCCCCTGCCGGTCTGGCTGCTCCTGTAACCGTACTGGCAGGATCGTCCCAGGAAACAACGCGTAGAATATTGTGGTGAGCATTCGGATTGAGCAAAAGCCGGGGATCTGCCACGGCTGCCACTCCGTTCGACCCCCGAACACTTGCCGAACCTATCACGGTCGTGGCCGGTTCATTCCATCGCGCCACTCGGAAAGCACCTTTCCGCGGACAGTACCCCAGTCGTAGGTCCGCCACACTGACTCCGCCACAGGATAGAGAGTTGCCGCTTGTAACCGTTCCGCTTGGACAATTCCAGGGAATTATGCGGTAGGCGTTATGGTAACCACCCACCGCAAGGCGTTCCAGGTCCCGCCAGTCGCCGCCGGCGGGGATCAAAGCCAGCCGCACCCAGGTCTTCCACTGCAGACGGGGAAGGCGGTGCAGCGGGCCGGCCGCGGGATCGTCAGGAAATGGCAGCGGCCCGATCACTTCACCTACGGACTTCACTCTCCGCTTCGGCGGCCGGTAGATGAACGCGCTCATCTTTTCCGGAAGCCTTGCAATCAGCAGGTAACGCCTCCTCCGCTGACCCAGGCCACCAAGTTCTCCGCAGTCGTGGTGTCCTTCATGGAGGAGGTACCCGCAATTTCTCAGCATAAGCTTTATTTTTTGAAGCAGATGAGATCCGCGGGTGGTTATTCTGGGAACGTTCTCCAACAGAATCACCGCGGGCAAATCGTCCCAAAAAGCCAACAGCACCAGCCTGAGACCCCGCACTACCAGGCTGTTCAATGCCTGATACTTCTCGCTGGCTGCCTTTTTGGCCGGAAGCAGACCACTGAAACCCTTGCACGGAGGCGACAGAAACACCACGTCCGGGTGCTCTCCGCCCGTTGCGCCCAGCAGGTCACCGGGCGTTGCCTCTCGCCAATCGTTCGGCGGCTCTTGTTCGTGGAAAGCGCGGTAGTCCTCGCGGCTGAAGAGGTCCATT
The Bacillota bacterium DNA segment above includes these coding regions:
- a CDS encoding DNA cytosine methyltransferase; the encoded protein is MIREFTVLHLFSGIGGAALGFQQATGEYKGMVGKFRTLAGIDVDPEACEDFRNLTGAPAVQMDLFSREDYRAFHEQEPPNDWREATPGDLLGATGGEHPDVVFLSPPCKGFSGLLPAKKAASEKYQALNSLVVRGLRLVLLAFWDDLPAVILLENVPRITTRGSHLLQKIKLMLRNCGYLLHEGHHDCGELGGLGQRRRRYLLIARLPEKMSAFIYRPPKRRVKSVGEVIGPLPFPDDPAAGPLHRLPRLQWKTWVRLALIPAGGDWRDLERLAVGGYHNAYRIIPWNCPSGTVTSGNSLSCGGVSVADLRLGYCPRKGAFRVARWNEPATTVIGSASVRGSNGVAAVADPRLLLNPNAHHNILRVVSWDDPASTVTGAARPAGGAISVADPRPVADPRLGCRPRNGSYKVMRWDEPAVTVVGACDIHAGAAAVADPRIPADDERPDPPPVIIAMDGTWHRPLTTLELAVLQGFPAVLPDGRPLVLAGNSDARWRERIGNAVPPPAAKAMAEQILNALLVSERKEWTLGNTGLWVRKPATDDFLSFLTGY